TCGCCCGGATAGGCTTCGCGGCCCGGCGGGCGGCGCAGCAGGAGCGACATCTGGCGATAGGCGACGGCCTGCTTGGACAGGTCGTCATAGACGATCACGGCATGCATGCCGTTGTCGCGGAACCACTCGCCCATGGCGCAGCCGGAGAACGGCGCGAGGAACTGGAGCGGCGCCGGCTCCGACGCGGTCGCGGCGACGACGATGGTGTAGTCCATCGCGCCGGCATCCTCGAGCGTGCGCACGATCTGCGCCACGGTCGAGCGCTTCTGGCCGATGGCGACATAGATGCAATAGAGCTTGGCGCTCTCGTCGGTGCCCTTGTTGACGGACTTCTGGTTGATGATCGTGTCGACGGCGACGGCGGTCTTGCCGGTCTGGCGGTCGCCGATGATCAGCTCGCGCTGGCCGCGGCCGACCGGGATCAGCGAGTCGATCGCCTTCAGGCCGGTCTGCACCGGCTCGTGCACCGACTTGCGCGGGATGATGCCCGGCGCCTTCACGTCGACGCGGCGGCGCTCGGCGATGCCGGCCGGATCGAGCGGGCCCTTGCCGTCGATCGGATTGCCGAGCGGATCGACCACGCGGCCGAGCAGGCCCTTGCCGACCGGCACGTCGACGATGGCGCCGGTGCGCTTGACGGTGTCGCCTTCCTTGATCGTCGAGTCGTTGCCGAAGATCACGATGCCGACATTGTCGCTTTCGAGGTTCAGCGCCATGCCCTTGATGCCGCCCGGGAACTCGACCATCTCGCCGGCCTGGACGTTGTCGAGGCCGTAGACGCGCGCGATGCCGTCGCCGACGCTGAGCACCTGGCCGACTTCGCTGACCTGCGCTTCGGCGCCGAAATTCGCGATCTCGCGCTTGAGGATGGCGGAGATTTCCGCGGGCTGGATGTCCATTGTCAGTTACCTCTCATGGCCGCACGGATGCCGTTCAGCTTGGTGCGGAGCGATGTATCGATCATGCGCGAGCCCACCTTCACGACGAGGCCGCCGAGCAAAGTGGGATCGACTTTGGTTTCGAGGCGCGGCTCGCGGCCGAGCTTGCCCTTGAGCGCCGCCTTCAATTCGGCGGTCTCGCCGTCGTTGAGCTTGCGGGCGCTTGTGACCTGCGCCTGCACTTCGCCGCGGCGCGTCGCCAGGATGCGCTCGAAGCTCTTGATGATGTCGGTCAGATAGAACAGCCGGCGCTTGGCGGCGAGCACCAGCACGAATTTGGTCCCGAGATCGGAAGCGCCGATGCGCTCCAGCACCGCCTTCAGGGCGCGGGCCTGGTCGTCGCTCGCGAACACCGGAGAGCGGACGAGGCGGGTGAGATCGGCGCTTTCCGCCAGCAGCTCGCGCAGAGCGGCGAAATCCTTCTCGACGGCGGGGAGGGATTTGCCGTCCTCCGCCAATTCGAAAATGGCGGTGGCGTAGCGTCCCGCGATGCCGGTTTCGTGCTGCTGTTCGGTAGCCACGTTCGCCCTTTAACCCTTGGCGCTTTTGCGTATCGCGCCGGCCGTTTAAGCACTTGAGTTCATTGGTGAAATTACACCGCTCACGGGTGAGTCCCCGCGCGCGCGAAGCAGTTAGCACGCGACCCTGCCGCGCGCAACAATGTGCCACTAGGCGTGGTGTCGCGGGGTTTGGGGGCCACCAGCCACTCCACGATCGCGGAACCCTTCGCTAACCAGGCTTCTGAGCCATCCCTTAAGAGATCGCGGCGCATGCTCGTATCGTGGGGCAGAGGCGCAAAGCCATGCAGGAACGCGTTCTGGGTGCTTTCAAGCACGTCGTCGGTTTTCTCATTCAGGGCGTGGACTTCGATGCCGAGGGCTGGCGCGCCTTCGAGGTCGAGATGCGCGAGCTGATCGCGCCCCATATCGCGGCGCTGGCCCATCGCCGGGCCAAGCTGCTCGACGGCTCCGACGGCGTGCGCTGGGGCGAGGAGCTCGACGCCTTCATGCAGAACGGCCTGTGGCCGCTGCTCGGTGACGAGCGCGATTTCGCCGAGCGCAACCGCACTTTCGTGACACTCATGCTGGACGTCGCCGTGGCCGAGGAACAGCGCCGCCGGCACATTTCAGGCGCGCAGTCTTTTCCGTTCGTTCGCGGCTTCGACGCGAGCTGGGCCGGCTGACGGCGCCGGGCGCACGGGGATTTTCGGCGCGGCGTCCGGCGCGGCCGCGTCGAACGCCGCGCGGGCGGTCTCCAGTCTGCCGATATTCGCGAGCGCCCACGCCCTCAAGGCGCTGACCGGCTCCAGCAGCGAGCGGCCGAGCGCGGTCAGCGCGTAGTCGACCCGCGGCGGAATCGTCATAAAGACGGTACGGGTGACCAATCCGTCGCGCTCCAGCCCCCTTAAGGTCAGGGTGAGCATGCGCTGGGAGATCCCGCCGATGTCGCGCTTCAGCTCGCCGAACCGCATGGCGCGGGCGCCGAGCCGGCTGACGATCAGGACCGACCATTTGTCGCCGATCCGCGCCAGCACGCCGGAGACCGCGCGGCAGTCGCCGGTTTCATGGATGTTACCCTGTTTCATGGACGTGCCTTCTTGCGCGGCGATCTCTTGGGCACCATCCTAGTCTCAGTCACTTTTTGATACCAGGCATCGAACCGATACCCTTTGCAGGAGACAGACATGGCCTTGAAGCTTCACACCGTCATCGGCACCACGCGTCCCGGCCGCCAAGGGCCGATCATCGCTCAATGGTTCCACGGCGCCGCCAAGGCGCACGGCAATTTCGACGCCGAGCTGATCGACCTGGCGGATTTCGAACTGCCGCTTTACGACGAGCCGCATCATCCGATGCGCCGGCAATACGAGCACGCCCACACCAAGAAATGGTCGGCCAGCGTGGACGCCGCGGATGCCTTCGTGTTCGTGATCCCGGAATACGATTACATGCCGCCGCCGGCCTTCGTGAACGCGATCGACTACCTGTTCTGGGAATGGCAGTACAAGCCGGCCGCCTTCGTCAGCTATGGCGGCGTGTCCGGCGGCCTGCGCTCGGCACAGGTGGCGCGGTCGCATGTGTCGACGCTCAAGATGATGCCGATCCCCGAAGGTGTGGCGCTGCCGGGCGTCTTCGCCCAGATCAAGGACGGCAAGTTCGAGGCCAATGAGCTGAACCTGCAGGGCGTCGCCGCGACGCTGAACGAGCTGCACAAATGGTCGACCGCGCTGGCCCCGCTGCGCGAACAGATCCGCAAGCCGAAGTGAATGACTCACGCGGAGGCGCGGAGACGCGGAGGCAGGCACTCCGCGTTCTCCGCGGCTCCGCGTGATCCTATTGGCGCGCCTGCGCGCGCCGAAAAGAATCAATTCACGCTGTTGAACACGCGCGATAGGCGGAATTCGCCGATCCACGACCAGATCGCATGCGCGTTGAGGAAATCGTAGGAGCCGACGACGAACTCGGCGCGGCCGACGAGGTTCTCCACCGGCACGAAGCCGACGCCCTGCTGCTCCGCCGACCAGCGGCTGTCGAGCGAGTTGTCGCGGTTGTCGCCCATCATGAAAAGGTGGCCGGCCGGCACGACGAAAATCTGTGTGTTGTCGCCCGGGCCTTCCCAGTTCCATTTGAAGATCGGATGCGACACGCCGTTGGGCAGCGTCTCGATATAGCGCGGCGAGGCGGTGATCGTGCCGTCCTCGGCCTCGACCTGGCCGTCGCCGTTCGCCTTCAGCGCCAGTTCCTTGCCGTTGATCCACAGATGGCCGTCGATCATCTGCACGCGGTCGCCGGGCAGGCCGATGACCCGCTTGATATAGGTCTGGCTCGGATCGCGCGGCAGGCGGAATACCACGACGTCGCCCTGCTTGGGCATCGTCTGCAGCAGCCGACCGGTGGAGGCGGGCCCCAGCCCGAACGGCACCGAATAGCGGCTGTAGCCATAGGGATACTTCGCCGCGACGAAGGCATCGCCGATGGCGAGCGTCGGCTGCATCGAGCCCGAGGGCACATAGAAGGGCTGGGCGATGGCGGTGGTGGAAGCGAAAGTGATGGCGATGATCGCGATGGGTTCGAGCACGGCGCGCGCCACGCCCTTGCCGTCCTCGACATCGAGGATGCGTTTGACCACCGACCAGGCCGAATTCAGGAATTCCATATTTTGCCCTGCGCGCATCCCTGCAACTTCGATATTGCCGGGGGCGAATTCAAGATGACATTAGCGCATAAAAGGATTTCTTGACGGAAATTCACCGGGCTGCCAAAGCCCTGGGCATGGCGAAGAAGCTTACCCAACTGGGCCGTCCGGTGCCGGTTCCGGCCTCGCCGGACAAGGCGATCCTGGAAGCGGTTCCCAATCCGCAGGCCGGCGAGAGCTATGTCGTGCGCTTCACCGCGCCGGAATTCACCTCGCTCTGCCCGGTGACCGGCCAGCCGGATTTCGCGCATTTTGTGATCGACTATGTTCCTGGCGCGAAGATCGTCGAGTCGAAATCGCTGAAGCTGTTCCTGTTCAGCTTCCGCAACCACGCGGCGTTCCACGAGGACTGCACGGTCTATATCGGCAAGCGCATCGCCGGCGCGATCAGGCCGCGCTTCCTGCGCATCGCCGGCTACTGGTATCCGCGCGGCGGAATTCCGATCGACGTGTTCTGGCAGACCGGCAAGCTGCCGTCCGGCGTGTGGCTGCCCGAGACGGGCGTGGCGCCCTATCGCGGCCGCGGCTGATGGAAGTCGAGATCGTGCCGGTGCGCGAAAGCGACAAGGCGCTGCTGTGGGACAGGTTCCAGGACTATGCGCTGGAGCTGACGCGCTACGGCACGCATGAGCGCGTGAACGGCGTCTTCGAATATCCGTATTTCGATCTTTATTGGCGCGAGCCCAACCGCTACCCGTTCTGGGCCATCGTCGACGGCCGGCGCGTGGCTTTCGCGCTGGTGCATTGCCTGGACGGCGTCACCGAGATGGCCGAGTTCTACAGCTTCCCGGAAAACCGCCGCACCGGCGCGGCGCTGCAATTCGCGCAAGCGATCCTGGAGCGCTTCCCCGGCCCCTGGGAGCTGACGCAATACCGCGCCAACGAAGCCGCCGTGGCGTTCTGGCGCCGCGTGATCGGAGAACGACCGTACACGGAAGACTCTTATATTGGCGGCTCCGGCATCGAACGGCTGCGGCAGACTTTTTCGGTCGCTTAATCTCTCCCGCTTGCGGGAGAGATTATTCAAATCCGCTTCAGCAGCTCCGCCTTCTTCGCGTCGAATTCTTCCTGGGTCAGATGCCCCTGGTCGCGCAGCTCCGCGAGGTGGCGGATCTGGTCGGCGATGTCGGCGGCGCTGGGCGCCGTCGAGGGCGGCGGCGTGAAGATCGGGGCCGTGGGCTGCACCGCCGGCGCGCCGCCGCTGACGCTGGGCGAGGCGCGCATCTTGACGCCGATCCTCGCCAGCGTGTCGGCCGGCCATTTGTTGAACACGCTCCAGAACAGATAGCCCTCGGCGGCGATCACGATCAGGAACCACAGGCTGTTCAGGCTGCTGAAGAAGAATCCGCCGAACACCAGCGCCACCAGGCCGATGCCCAGCGCATAGACCACGAACTGGGTCGCCGGCTCGATCACCAGCGTGACGGTGGAAGCCCCCTCCGGCGCCGCCGCGACCACCGCGCGTCCCGGCATGGTCACGTCCATCGAGCCGGTGTCGGCATCCTTGCGGGTCAGCGCGAAGTCGAGACTGGTCGGCGGAATCTGGGCGCCGAGGACCGCGCCGGACGCCTGCAGCGCGCCGCGCGTGTAGTCGAACGCGTCGCCCGGCGTCATCGCCACATTGTAGACCGCCGTCGCCGGCATCCGCGTTCTCCCTGGTCAGGCCGCATCCTGTCAGAGAAACGCGCGAGAACGCTAGTGCGGCGCATGCCGGCCCAGCGCCGCGACCGCGCCGTGGCGGTAGCAGGGCACGATATGGTCGTTGACCATGCCCACCGCCTGGGCGAAGGCGTAAACGATCACCGGCCCGACGAAGTTGAATCCGCGGGCTTTCAGCTCCTTGGACAGGCCCTGGCTCATCGCGGTCTGCGGCGGGATTTGTTTCAGGGTCTTGAAGCGGTTCTGCTGCGGCTTGCCGTCGACATGCTTCCAGATGAAGTCACGGAAACCGCCCGGTTCCTTCTCCTCGATCTCCAGCCAGAGCTGGGCGCCCTTGATCGCCGCCTTGATCTTGGCCTCGGAGCGGATGATCCCCTCGTTCTTGAGCAGCCGGTTCACCTC
Above is a window of Rhizomicrobium sp. DNA encoding:
- a CDS encoding NAD(P)H-dependent oxidoreductase, translated to MALKLHTVIGTTRPGRQGPIIAQWFHGAAKAHGNFDAELIDLADFELPLYDEPHHPMRRQYEHAHTKKWSASVDAADAFVFVIPEYDYMPPPAFVNAIDYLFWEWQYKPAAFVSYGGVSGGLRSAQVARSHVSTLKMMPIPEGVALPGVFAQIKDGKFEANELNLQGVAATLNELHKWSTALAPLREQIRKPK
- a CDS encoding helix-turn-helix domain-containing protein: MKQGNIHETGDCRAVSGVLARIGDKWSVLIVSRLGARAMRFGELKRDIGGISQRMLTLTLRGLERDGLVTRTVFMTIPPRVDYALTALGRSLLEPVSALRAWALANIGRLETARAAFDAAAPDAAPKIPVRPAPSAGPARVEAANERKRLRA
- a CDS encoding SHOCT domain-containing protein gives rise to the protein MPATAVYNVAMTPGDAFDYTRGALQASGAVLGAQIPPTSLDFALTRKDADTGSMDVTMPGRAVVAAAPEGASTVTLVIEPATQFVVYALGIGLVALVFGGFFFSSLNSLWFLIVIAAEGYLFWSVFNKWPADTLARIGVKMRASPSVSGGAPAVQPTAPIFTPPPSTAPSAADIADQIRHLAELRDQGHLTQEEFDAKKAELLKRI
- a CDS encoding F0F1 ATP synthase subunit delta, translated to MATEQQHETGIAGRYATAIFELAEDGKSLPAVEKDFAALRELLAESADLTRLVRSPVFASDDQARALKAVLERIGASDLGTKFVLVLAAKRRLFYLTDIIKSFERILATRRGEVQAQVTSARKLNDGETAELKAALKGKLGREPRLETKVDPTLLGGLVVKVGSRMIDTSLRTKLNGIRAAMRGN
- the lepB gene encoding signal peptidase I codes for the protein MEFLNSAWSVVKRILDVEDGKGVARAVLEPIAIIAITFASTTAIAQPFYVPSGSMQPTLAIGDAFVAAKYPYGYSRYSVPFGLGPASTGRLLQTMPKQGDVVVFRLPRDPSQTYIKRVIGLPGDRVQMIDGHLWINGKELALKANGDGQVEAEDGTITASPRYIETLPNGVSHPIFKWNWEGPGDNTQIFVVPAGHLFMMGDNRDNSLDSRWSAEQQGVGFVPVENLVGRAEFVVGSYDFLNAHAIWSWIGEFRLSRVFNSVN
- a CDS encoding GNAT family N-acetyltransferase translates to MEVEIVPVRESDKALLWDRFQDYALELTRYGTHERVNGVFEYPYFDLYWREPNRYPFWAIVDGRRVAFALVHCLDGVTEMAEFYSFPENRRTGAALQFAQAILERFPGPWELTQYRANEAAVAFWRRVIGERPYTEDSYIGGSGIERLRQTFSVA
- the queF gene encoding preQ(1) synthase, which codes for MAKKLTQLGRPVPVPASPDKAILEAVPNPQAGESYVVRFTAPEFTSLCPVTGQPDFAHFVIDYVPGAKIVESKSLKLFLFSFRNHAAFHEDCTVYIGKRIAGAIRPRFLRIAGYWYPRGGIPIDVFWQTGKLPSGVWLPETGVAPYRGRG
- a CDS encoding DNA-3-methyladenine glycosylase I — its product is MSDIVRCGWVGKEPIYTAYHDEEWGVPEYDPRALYEKLVLDGFQAGLSWITILKKRENFRAAFDKFDPEKIARYGKREVNRLLKNEGIIRSEAKIKAAIKGAQLWLEIEEKEPGGFRDFIWKHVDGKPQQNRFKTLKQIPPQTAMSQGLSKELKARGFNFVGPVIVYAFAQAVGMVNDHIVPCYRHGAVAALGRHAPH
- the atpA gene encoding F0F1 ATP synthase subunit alpha; this translates as MDIQPAEISAILKREIANFGAEAQVSEVGQVLSVGDGIARVYGLDNVQAGEMVEFPGGIKGMALNLESDNVGIVIFGNDSTIKEGDTVKRTGAIVDVPVGKGLLGRVVDPLGNPIDGKGPLDPAGIAERRRVDVKAPGIIPRKSVHEPVQTGLKAIDSLIPVGRGQRELIIGDRQTGKTAVAVDTIINQKSVNKGTDESAKLYCIYVAIGQKRSTVAQIVRTLEDAGAMDYTIVVAATASEPAPLQFLAPFSGCAMGEWFRDNGMHAVIVYDDLSKQAVAYRQMSLLLRRPPGREAYPGDVFYLHSRLLERAAKLNEDNGSGSLTALPIIETQANDVSAYIPTNVISITDGQIFLETDLFYQGIRPAVNVGISVSRVGSSAQIKAMKTASGPIKSELAQYREMAAFAKFGSDLDASTQKMLARGERLTELLKQPQYKPFAVEEQVVVIYAGTRGFLDPVPVNKVGAYQEALLSKLKASRPEILDGIRTGKALTPDLEGKLKDALADFAKTFVA